One genomic region from Bombyx mori chromosome 6, ASM3026992v2 encodes:
- the LOC105843010 gene encoding uncharacterized protein LOC105843010 isoform X2 — MVWNNFIFISYLCSVAFHLYFQGLCTIPEYPEYESRHGMWSVALDAILTTLRYLAPATLLTLFWGHHSFLFKLLKHIDSAFRAIVFSSEEQKQEVLRWLAEVGPVRVDDLETVWKHGWIVCGVLDAALPGSCAGHPPTRLSLQHAQSIADHYLGVEPVFSRQELESNDSLSRHQEWKLATYLDRIREALKKLTPPVSKPTSQRTSPETTQITLDYVAKGSGLTAAQIKNKMHFKIYPTAQQSLDPGEITVLIRGPKDTYGMTVLPPILGKAQMIRQKLLGLHSKQNFTENALPLTLGAAYLRSYGKNDMNKTYYIPKTKYDIEIEADTRGDHIKISYTVNLEGRYEISITSRGQSIVGSPFVIKATHNIISILEKDSFHLEDGEEIDIVDVKNDRKVVLRIVDFVTEKMLLRENGTLEKISDEEAKLLMTTDSENKNPLDLSKTNSLSTIENKVTGENESKFNQVARKILWLNRVCRRMNKLIDEKQSILKDTTYIPTRSSKDIPDIVNSTFGDKNTNPFIIAKKQDKYIVPENISVSIRTEKSKPIYDEIHEIDTPNTDLQIGTAGNKSESVSQSHSVSNSPDSLNESEKFQNIEDSSLDRLTYLINNPFVAHKCEENLLQDNDFGTIVISQYETNDSQNEDIQNNSIKIAINTSCNSSLSPNSNPFIDDDLKDMERPKTPIHKIISGEVTDRNDSVYENPKSELIPEEMLGNEFVNPFFMHHHKESPHLQLPITDFIIGAPVSLPPMMRTSSPEPEMKSLIIIPSSEQNMFDNNVENKQEVINTQYYTNKDDCSTDRNKTITETYNSFESNFTQSTETSAVSNESEKNCSSYKIDGTRSERDTSPRKDWDSAYVSIDDNSSCPDTNNNDNVTLYEALNKEKISPTSENFLSKQREMANMGPAERELWQTCSELGGSQLSEVKSNRWEIQRPTFTPIIEENDRSVSSGAKALSDSQNANEAESIAVAFAELNDMYMEYFPKAESSSTVEIEERIQFNEKTDKVEPQESSVNSASVPVSDVKRHENKVEGTISEVQSNATESVSVSQSLLDEIQVSPESSDNNNIQMSNQKKNNIVLERKKYWDEKIRQIEANSQETVAMQRKKRVSTKQMKHDSLSKRKGRQMVKNYLRAGGYSHIKNTTSNDNAGTVIDTSIPQSVSDVAQEEQCQTKLVDKWKKYWDEKLQKEIAESDSVHIKLKAVDATCSNPQLPVPEEHLNTNINENRLKNENIAKTEMAEKVFACTPTTPVKQELPEEVFKAFETSPKRFFGTSRRQILSKIDIFCGKHSSSDESSPEIIEANHESGLVSSRISLFHNLSNTEELPWARKTKSMHNIHQRKDNDSVVVSPDIRPKTLDESRICSMKNVLVQKENTNIDEDKFENAIQNEEIKCSRVILKAAELNKELQKRSRSVVQEYITTNVTPDHNKDIASETPINCVNEILRRKSFSKSEMDIFSKISKDSSDDYLDKYKSCDELPKINVKNFISLYETVSKSNIESKPFKRIYKANSVDSEKLLRMNSTNSDAVKTTDVAVKRTERQNIRFTSRQNSPECSPRKLKTRALSAVNIDNIDKELIDIKVIKGQDKETTYVSLSDIELEIVESSPDKSTESTPKKETVAEHVEYKNRFRLAKQYFQSLEELTDEKRPTKPNECEILLNKPIESLDTDKPKRRKKKSKSLSMPSSELSKYWSEMQGNHTNNRSDTTTKKLVKISEKFNVEDLFLDVMEGKLSRQGSLRGIPHKKAVLATFRSMENLSNNQLNSYDISETQYQDFENQNTVKKAQNYLTEYPYIPTTDPSKYHSRLDAKASGLISFKELLGKKKRRNSVPDLRLDPTFSADL, encoded by the exons TTGTATTCTCGAGTGAAGAACAAAAGCAGGAAGTATTGAGATGGCTCGCAGAAGTCGGACCGGTGAGAGTGGACGACCTGGAAACGGTTTGGAAGCACGGCTGGATCGTCTGCGGCGTCCTTGACGCAGCGCTTCCGGGCTCTTGCGCTGGACATCCTCCAACAAGGCTCTCCTTGCAGCATGCACAATCTATAGCCGACCATTATCTTGGTGTTGAACCT GTCTTCTCCCGCCAAGAGCTGGAGTCGAATGACTCGTTGAGCAGACACCAAGAATGGAAGTTAGCTACGTACTTGGACCGCATTCGAGAAGctctaaaaaaattaacaccacCAGTCTCGAAGCCAACGTCACAGAGAACATCACCAGAAACCACCCAAATCACGCTCGATTATGTCGCAAAAGGTTCTGGATTGACGGCTgcccaaataaaaaacaaaatgcatTTCAAAATCTACCCAACAGCACAGCAATCATTAGATCCTGGAGAAATAACAGTTCTAATCAGAGGTCCAAAAGACACATACGGGATGACTGTTTTACCCCCGATACTGGGTAAAGCACAGATGATCAGACAAAAATTACTTGGGTtacattcaaaacaaaatttcacAGAAAACGCATTACCGTTAACACTGGGCGCAGCTTACTTGAGAAGTTATGGAAAAAACGACATGAACAAAACATATTACATACCGAAAACGAAATACGATATAGAAATAGAGGCAGATACGAGAGGAGATCACATAAAAATAAGCTACACAGTAAATCTCGAAGGGAGATACGAAATATCAATTACAAGCAGAGGTCAAAGTATTGTCGGATCACCATTTGTAATTAAAGCAACACATAATATTATCAGTATCTTAGAAAAAGACAGTTTCCACTTAGAAGACGGCGAAGAAATAGACATAGTTGATGTAAAAAACGATCGAAAAGTAGTCCTTCGAATTGTCGATTTCGTCACCGAAAAGATGCTACTGAGAGAAAACGGCACTTTAGAAAAAATAAGCGACGAGGAGGCAAAACTCTTAATGACAACAGATTCAGAAAATAAGAATCCTCTTGACTTAAGCAAAACGAATAGCTTAAGCACAATAGAAAATAAAGTGACGGGAGAAAACGAAAGTAAATTTAATCAGGTGGCACGTAAAATTTTATGGTTAAATCGAGTATGCAGGAGAATGAACAAGCTAATTGATGAAAAACAATCGATCTTAAAAGATACCACTTATATTCCAACAAGATCCTCCAAAGATATCCCTGACATAGTAAATTCAACGTTCGGCGACAAAAATACAAATCCATTTATAATCGCCAAAAAACAAGATAAATACATCGTGCCTGAGAATATTTCTGTGTCAATACGAACGGAAAAATCTAAACCAATTTATGATGAAATTCACGAAATTGATACGCCTAATACTGATTTACAAATCGGAACCGCAGGAAACAAATCTGAATCGGTTTCTCAGTCTCACAGTGTGAGTAATAGTCCTGACAGTCTCAACGAAAGTGAAAAATTTCAGAATATAGAAGATAGCTCATTGGATAGATTGACTTATTTGATTAATAATCCGTTTGTAGCTCACAAATGTGAAGAAAATTTACTCCAAGATAACGATTTTGGGACCATCGTTATTTCCCAATATGAAACAAATGATTCACAAAACGAagatattcaaaataattcaataaaaatagcaataaacACTAGCTGTAATTCATCTTTATCACCGAATAGTAATCCGTTTATTGACGACGACTTGAAAGATATGGAACGCCCAAAAAcgccaattcacaaaattaTATCTGGTGAAGTGACTGATCGAAACGATTCAGTTTATGAAAATCCTAAATCCGAACTAATCCCAGAAGAAATGCTCGGAAATGAGTTCGTTAATCCATTTTTTATGCATCACCACAAAGAAAGTCCTCATTTACAGCTTCCCATTACTGATTTTATCATTGGAGCTCCTGTATCGTTGCCACCAATGATGCGGACTTCATCTCCCGAACCAGAGATGAAATCGTTGATAATAATTCCATCCAGTGAACAAAATATGTttgataataatgttgaaaataaACAAGAAGTAATTAACACGcaatattatacaaataaagaTGATTGTTCAACTGACAGAAATAAAACTATTACGGAAACATACAATAGTTTTGAGTCGAACTTCACACAAAGTACAGAAACATCCGCAGTATCAAATGAAAGCGAAAAAAATTGTTCATCTTACAAAATCGACGGAACACGGTCAGAAAGAGACACATCTCCGAGAAAAGATTGGGATTCTGCTTACGTTAGTATTGACGATAATAGTAGTTGTCCCGATACCAACAATAACGACAACGTAACATTATATGAAGCTTTAAACAAAGAAAAGATTTCACCTACCagtgaaaactttttatccAAGCAAAGAGAAATGGCTAATATGGGACCAGCAGAAAGAGAACTGTGGCAGACATGCTCTGAATTAGGCGGTTCTCAGTTGTCAGAAGTAAAGTCAAATAGGTGGGAAATACAACGACCGACTTTTACACCCATTATTGAAGAAAATGACAGAAGTGTTTCGTCGGGAGCCAAAGCATTGTCTGATTCTCAGAACGCAAACGAAGCTGAATCTATTGCAGTGGCATTTGCTGAACTAAACGACATGTATATGGAATATTTTCCTAAAGCAGAAAGTAGTTCTACAGTAGAAATTGAAGAAAGAATTCAATTTAACGAAAAAACAGATAAGGTAGAACCCCAAGAGAGTAGTGTCAATTCGGCGTCTGTACCTGTATCAGATGTGAAAAGACACGAAAATAAAGTTGAAGGAACGATTTCTGAGGTTCAGTCAAATGCCACTGAATCAGTTTCAGTAAGTCAAAGCCTTCTTGACGAAATTCAAGTCTCTCCCGAGTCTAGTGataataataacatacaaatgagtaatcaaaagaaaaacaacataGTCTTAGAACGCAAGAAATATTGGGATGAGAAAATTCGCCAAATCGAGGCCAATTCACAAGAGACTGTTGCTATGCAGAGAAAGAAACGTGTTTCTACAAAGCAAATGAAACATGACTCTTTGAGTAAGCGAAAGGGTAGACAAATGGTCAAAAATTATTTAAGAGCAGGTGGTTATAGTCATATAAAAAACACTACATCTAACGATAATGCAGGAACAGTAATTGATACTTCAATACCGCAAAGCGTATCCGACGTGGCACAAGAAGAACAATGTCAAACAAAGCTCGTAGATAAATGGAAAAAATATTGGGATGAAAAATTGCAGAAAGAAATAGCCGAATCAGATTCGGTACACATAAAATTGAAAGCTGTTGACGCAACATGCAGCAATCCACAACTACCAGTACCTGAAGAGCATTTAAATACTAACATTAATGAAAATAgacttaaaaatgaaaatattgcaAAAACAGAAATGGCagaaaaagtttttgcttgtaCTCCAACAACGCCCGTAAAACAAGAATTACCAGAAGAAGTGTTCAAGGCTTTCGAAACAAGTCCTAAAAGATTTTTTGGCACATCGCGGAGACAAATTTTAAGTAAGATTGATATATTCTGTGGAAAACACAGTAGTTCTGATGAATCATCGCCAGAGATAATCGAAGCCAATCATGAAAGCGGTTTGGTTTCTAGTCGAATATCGTTGTTCCACAATTTGTCCAACACAGAAGAATTACCTTGGGCGAGGAAAACCAAATCAATGCATAACATTCATCAAAGAAAAGACAACGACAGCGTTGTTGTCTCACCAGACATTAGACCGAAAACTTTAGATGAAAGCAGAATTTGTTCCATGAAGAATGTTCTCGTTCAAAAAGAAAACACTAATATAGATgaagataaatttgaaaatgctatccaaaatgaagaaataaaatGTTCACGAGTTATTTTGAAAGCCGCAGAACTCAACAAGGAACTACAAAAACGATCGCGATCTGTTGTACAAGAGTATATTACGACCAACGTAACCCCGGACCATAATAAAGACATAGCTTCAGAAACGCCTATCAATTGCGTTAATGAAATCCTCCGAAGGAAATCATTTAGTAAATCCGAAATGgacattttcagtaaaatatcTAAGGATTCTTCTGATGATTATTTAGATAAATACAAGTCTTGTGATGAACTACCAAAAATAAACGTCAAGAACTTCATTTCACTATACGAAACTGTTTCAAAATCCAACATAGAGTCAAAGCCATTCAAAAGAATTTACAAAGCAAATTCCGTAGATTCCGAGAAACTTTTGCGCATGAACAGCACGAATTCGG ATGCTGTTAAGACAACGGATGTGGCAGTAAAGAGAACGGAACGACAAAATATCAGGTTTACTAGTCGACAAAACTCACCGGAATGTTCGCCGCGTAAATTGAAAACCAGAGCACTAAGCGCAGTCAACATAGATAACATAGATAAAGAATTAATTGATATAAAAGTAATCAAGGGACAAGATAAGGAAACGACATACGTCAGCCTTTCCGATATCGAATTAGAAATCGTGGAGAGCAGCCCCGACAAGTCGACTGAATCTACTCCTAAAAAAGAAACAGTCGCAGAGCACGTGGAATACAAAAATCGTTTCAGATTAGCGAAGCAATATTTCCAATCGTTGGAAGAGCTGACGGACGAGAAGAGACCAACAAAACCGAACGAAtgtgaaatattattaaataagccTATCGAATCTCTTGACACTGATAAACCAAAAAGGCGGAAGAAGAAGTCGAAATCGCTTTCGATGCCTTCATCAGAGTTATCGAAATACTGGAGCGAAATGCAGGGGAACCATACAAACAACAGAAGCGATACGACTACAAAGAAGCTCGTCAAGATCTCAGAGAAATTTAATGTGGAGGACTTATTTTTGGATGTGATGGAAGGGAAACTGAGTCGACAAGGCAGCTTACGGGGCATACCGCATAAGAAAGCGGTGCTGGCAACATTCAGATCAATGGAAAATCTCTCTAACAACCAACTTAATTCATACGATATATCGGAAACGCAATACCAGGACTTCGAAAACCAGAACACTGTTAAAAAAGCCCAAAACTATTTGACAGAGTACCCTTATATACCAACAACGGATCCATCGAAATATCATTCTAGATTAGACGCGAAGGCCTCAGGTCTGATTTCTTTTAAGGAGCttttaggaaagaaaaaaagaaggaatAGCGTGCCTGATTTGAGGCTAGATCCAACATTTTCTGCAGacctttaa